The window aagtggttttggtgcgaaatggtatgggacgagatggtatggtgcgaagtggttttggtgcgaagtgtctgggagcCTCTGGGAGCCGCCAATACCGGAAGTTGATAATGGcagctcccagaaatgttttggaaggcgatcgacgtgtttgaacaaataccaaacatCATAAACAAGGTTATGGTTAGTCTTCAGTAGactagtgataaatcggtacaaCCAAATATACTATATTTTGGATTTCACACCCAAATGCCGCACCATGTGCGGTGCGCTTAATTTGAACTCTACAGGGCCTTcagcattgtagctctactggtgagcgaggttgcaaaaaccaaaactcccAGACTGCCTCACCGTacagctacaattttgcagctacagaAGCAGATATTCATTTCTTGAGATGCTATAGAATACTGTTCCTGGGTAAACttgattactttcattttctggttttttttttatccatCCACTCTGAAATTCTTCATATCACCATTGAATTTGTGAGAGGATGTCTGAAGGGAAagtttttgaatgtttttgaatTGAATCCAAGGTTACATGATCTTCTGTTTTTGTGTTTCTTGATACCAGGAACACCAGTCGTTGAGATCAAGTATTCTTGAGATAATTTTCCATCATTTAAATCTGATATCAAGCTGTGCATTGAGAATAGTGTAATACCTCTCCGTTAGATAGAAGTTGAATTATAAGCATGACTTCAAAATTTTGCATCTGTAGAAATTCTCTCTGTCATTCCTTCAGGACATCAGAGATACTGCCACCAGTGAGGATAAATTGAGTGAGATTAATGGACATATCAAGGAAAAGCTTCAAATTTTACGGAATAGAATAGACGTAAGTAAACATTTCAGTATTGAACTCTAATCTTGTCCTTCAGATTTGAAtgaattattatattattattattacattgaTAAGAAAAAGTGTTGTTGATTTTGGACTCGCTCACAGTCCCTTTTTTGAAAGACATTGTGGCCCTGTCTTGCAGTTGACAATATATCAAAGTGAGCTGGCTTTCACCCAGTTTGCTAAACATTGTCAGTGAATTTTTCTCTGCCAGACTACCTAGAGTACATAACAGCAGTGTAGATAGTGAAAACTTCATTGTGAATCGGGGAATGTTAGTGAATCTTAATAAACTTATGGATTCTTGAAAGAATATGTACTTTATGTATTGACACTTTTTAGGAATTACTGTTAATTTACTCTGCCtaaatttttgccaaatattGTTCATGTACCTTTCACAGATTACATTCTTGATAATCACTTTGAAAAGGGTTCATTTTTGTGATGTCACACCATAGATGCTTGTGAAAGCATTTATGGCACTCATTTATGGCAAGTTTTCACCCTTTGCACGCCGATATAAGCGTACATATGGTTTGCTTACATCATAATTGCACAGCTAATGTTGGAGCAGTTTTCACATATGTGTCATGTAGTGATTGACAGTTATTTCACAGTTTGAATCACAGAAGACCTGTTTACCAAGGGCCATCCCTTTGATCCTAAAGTGATTTTTTACCATGATCATCGTAATTTAAAAGCTTTTGTTAAACTTCATGGATAACTGTAGGTGTAGGTGTTTATGAGACAGTCTATTTTTATGATACATAtatgccaataatgtttgtttgagatTGATTTAGGCTGATTTTCATGGAGCAGTTGACCTTGCTCAAtgctgttgccagttgtcacttaattttcaatGAGTTTCGTGTTGCTTTATATCCTGCACCTGAGTTTAAGTTCGGTTACATCCTCAAGAGTTCAGCTACATGTATTTCTGAGCAATCACTTCAATCAAAGTCTGCTTTGTGAAGATACCACAAGAAGCTCATGTAGTTCTCACAGCATGATAGCAAAAACTGATACAACTGGTTGCACTCTATGGGTACCAGGCTAATTCACTTTGATATTACAGTATGATTACTGTTGAAACTGCAGCAAAGTGAATTGAAATGAGTTGATACATATGGCGCTGATTTCCTCACAAGATGATGTGTTGCACATTCTCTTTTGTACCATGTGTTATTCTTGGGACTTATTCTGGTACAATGTAGTTTGATCAAAATTACTTTATCAGTTTTTACTTTTGCATTGTGTTTTAATATCTTGAAGTTACCTATTGTATTCACATTTGGAATACTAAGAATTTCCACTTGTGTAACTGAACATAGCTATCAGCATGCAAATGGCATTAAATTAGCAGCCTTGACCAATGGGTACAACCAACTTACCACTGctgcaaaatgtttttaataAGGTGTTTATGGGTGTTTCTCTTCCAAAGctttgatacaatttttttgattgttgatacaatttttacaattagACTTTCACTGGTTGCCAATGCCATATTGGCTGTGGACTTTGTAGCAGTGCAGTTCTGTTTTTCTGCAATCTACCACACACACTACTGTCAAGCAATAAATGCTATGAATATACGACTAGTTTTTACTAAACAATACACTTAACCTGGTATATTTTCTTTGTGCATTAAGATTTGAAGTAACTAAACTTTTATCGGTATATCATTTCTATCATATTGTTATGAcagtatattttaatttaaaaaaaaaaaattaaattttctctaACTAAAAGCTTGAATAAAGTCTGCATGTTACATTGGATCTGAAATATGAATAATTGCAGTTGACCAATCTCCTGCACAGTAGACATTTGTGTTTCAGTGCACACAGCACACACTAGTGactttaaaggccagggacttgatccccaggatcaagtttgttttagtctATAAGAGGATTACAGAGTGTCATagccctttgttttccattgaaattgtaatctaataaGTAGATTTCCGtgcaagacaatctgatgccAGCACAGGCCTTTAAGACTCACAGGTACAGACAACATCACAAAAATCTTTGCATATCCACGAATGTAAAACTTGATTAGAATTGATTTCACCATTGTACCGGTATCTCatttgtttattaatttttgtaGATAAATCCCTAATTCCCTTCTCAATAAGTTATTCCTCTAATTTATTGATTAAGATTTACAATACACTGGCATATCAGTGTATTGAACTGTATTGGACAAAGTCACAGTTGGAACCTGTCCAAGTTGTCCTAAACATGAATTGATATTATGTAAATTCTTGATCAATGAATTTTAGGAGGAGAAAGGAATTACATATTCATTTACTTAaattcatgaataaaatttagTAAAGTAATtgatctcagtaatacttatttTATAAATGTATTGTTTCTAAAtataatgtttgaaaaaattattcaacatTTTTGGACATGATCGAGATAGCATAGTTTAATTTCTATAATTTATGTTAATATGACATTTTCAGGATTTGGAAAGACTTGCAAAGGAACAAGACAAGGAAACAGATAGGATAAATATTCTAAATGATGTTGACAATCACAGAAAACAGTTACAAAGGTGAGACTGAAAAATTTCCCCAGGGGTAAATGTAAAGAAGAAATTCGCTATCTGTTTTCAAATGAGTAAACTTGAAAATGAAGCAAAGTAAGAGAGCTTGAATTTTCAGTTTGTTTGACCTCTCTGTTTGAACTCACATTATTGACTTCCTCAGAGAGTCTATTGGTTGGCCTGTACCGGTATGTCAACAGCTATCTCTCACACACTTGTGAACTTGTTATTTCTGAAAGCTCAGAACAAGGATAGGTACAAATGGTTGACCTATGAAAATACATGACCACTTATTCTGCAGTGAGATCTAGTAAAGCAGCCAAACAGCGTGTCTAGGTTTTCATGTTTTGACCCACTATTTGTATCTTTCAAACTTCACACAGGGACATTGcaaatttatttgtttcacaatatgattTTACATATAAACTGACACACACAACTGATATTGACATGTGGTTGGAATGTCTTGTACTTTGCTACAGTACCAAAGCAACCCTAAGAAAAGCCAACCTGACATGTAAACTTCAAATTGATGCTAGAGCTAAGGAAGACTTGATGAGTGGTGGAACAGACCCAGAAATTAGGAAAAGGTAAAAACAGTCTGCCAAATTTACATGTAGTAATTCAAAGGAATGGGCATTGTGTAATACCTAATGAATCATGTGTAAATAACATCTCTGCCTAAAGCCAGAGTGCTGTCTGACCAATGTGACATGCCAGTGTCTTGTATTTTACTGCTTCagaatattatatatttaattaTTGGTATAGGGCCAGCtctaaaaatatttatttttgataaacttTAATTAATTGACTCTAGATTATTTTATGTACAGGTATTGGATAGTGCAAACTGGGGGAAATACTCATGTTTgatgaatttaattttcaatactCTATATTTTACTTGTAGTTGTTGGTATTAGGCCAACTTTAAGAAATACTCATCTTGGACACAgtttattctttttattgtaGAATATTTTGCACATAGTTATTATTGTAGGGCCAACTTTCAGAAATACTCAGGTTtaagaaatttcaatttaaaatattttttaactcTATGTACTACtttacatattgtaacaggGCCAACTTTAAGAAATACTCATTTTTGTCTGACTCTTTCCAAAGCTAAACTAACTTGATTCCTCAGGACTTGGACTCTTATTAGTTTAAGCCAAGTAATTTGTCATTATTTGATGTGTCAAACTGACTATGCATATTGCTAAATGGTTACTTTAGAGAAATGAGCTGAAATAAGGTTTCTGaagaattttcaaaatcaatgtcaAGGCTTAAATGATGAAAACACTACCTTATAAATTTTAGAATTTGAGATGAACTTCACCACAGACCCTAGGGTTTGAGACAGTGACTGCATGCATCAAAATGCTGCGAAGAGACTATTTCCTGGTGATGTGCTTCTACAAATCAAAGTAGACTTAGCGGTACTTTTGTTTACATGGCAGTAATTTTGtttgcaatactgtgatttgatttgcttgGCAGAGATTGGGTTTTGCCCGCCATGATTTGGTTTTCCTAACTGATTTGTTTGCCAGATAGTTGACTAGAATAATCTTGCCAGGAATGTCAGATATTGTAGGTGATTGGCGATGCTGTTCACCTTTCCATGATTTACCATTGCAAAACCCTTCAGTTCTGATGTGGCGTTGATTTCTTATCATCGGTATTTACTTTTTAATTaggaaaaacagagaaaatcttgCAAAAACAGCAACGAGTATAACAGAAAATCTGATGAGTATAAGTCGAATAATGGCATCTAGCGTCAAGCAAAGTGAGGAAACAATGCACACATTAGGTAAGGTTTATTCAACATTTTATTGACTTATTCATGATTTTCACTGTATTTTTAGCCAAAGACATTCTGAGATGCTTGagcaaatgtttttatttgtaaacgaCATCAA of the Ptychodera flava strain L36383 chromosome 20, AS_Pfla_20210202, whole genome shotgun sequence genome contains:
- the LOC139120799 gene encoding vesicle transport protein SEC20-like, with amino-acid sequence MNMRIQKGNSKMATDDVHVRLCVQEIVKHDLQIKAFIQDIRDTATSEDKLSEINGHIKEKLQILRNRIDDLERLAKEQDKETDRINILNDVDNHRKQLQSTKATLRKANLTCKLQIDARAKEDLMSGGTDPEIRKRKNRENLAKTATSITENLMSISRIMASSVKQSEETMHTLVTSSKTLQDTHEEFKGMRGVIQTSRKLLTKYNRREITDKLLIILAVAFFFATVLYILKKRLF